The nucleotide sequence AACTAAAACTACAATTCCAAGAGATTAAGCATATACTAGTAGTTTAATTTTTTAGCTCTGAAACTCTTTTTGTTTAGATGGATACATGTGAAACTCTGAATGAATGTTTCTTCTTTTGCAGCTTCTATCTCCTGTGCTGCTGCTGCCTGCTCCAAGATTGCTGCGGCCCTCTGTTCGGACATCCGGGCCCTGGCGGTTCGCCGCCCCCTTTCTGATAGCCCACGGAGCCGCCGGCCATATCCACCACAAGAAACAATGCACTTGACCACAATTCCAGGACTAAGTGTCGGCGGGAGAACGCGGTTGGGTTAAGATATTTGCATCTTGGGAGTTCCCCTTGCTACTATGTAAACTCTACTGAACTCACACTTATGGTCTTGGTAGTATCTATCCTGGAGATGATTGATTCAGTATTACAGAGTTCACTAGTGTTATTTCAGTAGCCGTTAGCAACAACAAAGGCTCCCTGTACTTTAGAGTACCTTGATGATGCATTTATCAGGCTCTCTTCCTTCACATTCCATACTAGCAACAGCAAGGCTCTCTCTGCTTTATACCTAGTTATTGCATTTCACAGGCCAGCCGGAAGTGAAACCAAATTGCAACCTTGTAGTCATAGCTCACACACTGACACCAGAAGTGTAGTTGCATGAAATCAGGCTGAAGTGACTACTGCATGTGTTGATGCTAAAATCGACATGTCATTTTGCTCTGCTTTTCAAATATTTGCCAACTAATCTGCCTCATGTCTCTGAGCAGAGGAATTGACtttgctttattttatttatttatctagTGGTCTTCTTAGTACTCAGTTGTTAGCAATTTATATGCATCATTACCCTCTTGCTTGAACTGAAGAATTGCTGTTCTCTGTTTCTACCTTCCGTTGTAGCTGACGATGACAACAGGATGATTCTCCTCTTTGTTGACTTGCAAGCTTCATTTAATTCTTAAGGCACCTTGGAGCACTACTCGTTAACATAAATGGTTGCATAAGAGTCAACTTCTCAATGAAAGGTTCTGTTATAATTCATTTTTCATTCTGAATCAACTGCATCTGCTTAGGTTGTTCTTATGGAAGCTAAGATGCTCACCATTTTAGCTAAGATGCCTCGTTCTAGGAAGTTGTAGTGTTCCTGTAGAACAGACTGGTACTGGAGCTTTAAAAATCTATGAATGCATTTTTGTGCTTCCATCCTCACGCCAGCTTTCTATTACATTGTTTGGAATGATCTATTACTATTTCGCTTTTGGTGGAACACATTGAAAGGATTAGTGCTTCATGTGATGCACGATCCGAACATTAGTTGAAGAAACAAAACTTGTAATGTAATTAAAGGGATTTGAAATTCATTTGGTATTGGTAA is from Triticum aestivum cultivar Chinese Spring chromosome 3A, IWGSC CS RefSeq v2.1, whole genome shotgun sequence and encodes:
- the LOC123059255 gene encoding uncharacterized protein; translated protein: MDSHGPGEEDRVGEAMRDGAQEGGVRFHLAGLGFLVDLTRVPGGLGSVDSSDHASISCAAAACSKIAAALCSDIRALAVRRPLSDSPRSRRPYPPQETMHLTTIPGLSVGGRTRLG